The Rickettsia helvetica genome has a segment encoding these proteins:
- a CDS encoding ribonuclease D: MTIKIYQNDLPNNFVLEGDLAIDTETMGLNLHRDKLCLLQFSNGNGEAHLVHFTNQDYTAPNLKALLLDKTRYKIFHFARFDLASIKKYLSIDLENIFCTKISSKLVRTYTDSHGLKDLYRELLNINISKQQQSSYWGADNLSSEQKEYAAKDVLYLHQLKDILQKMLLKENRYELAQDIFRFLPTRANLDLLGWNEIDIFMH; encoded by the coding sequence ATGACTATAAAAATTTATCAAAACGACCTACCTAATAATTTTGTACTTGAAGGAGATCTTGCTATAGACACCGAGACAATGGGGCTAAATCTACATAGAGATAAACTATGTTTGCTACAATTTAGTAACGGCAATGGTGAAGCTCATCTTGTTCATTTTACAAATCAAGATTATACGGCTCCTAATTTAAAAGCATTATTACTAGATAAAACTAGATATAAGATATTTCATTTTGCTAGATTTGATTTAGCATCCATAAAAAAATATTTAAGTATAGATTTAGAAAATATCTTTTGTACTAAAATATCTTCAAAACTAGTTAGAACTTATACCGATAGTCATGGTCTTAAGGATTTGTACCGAGAATTGCTTAATATAAATATTTCAAAACAACAACAATCTTCCTATTGGGGTGCTGATAATTTATCTTCAGAACAAAAAGAATATGCAGCAAAAGATGTGCTTTATTTGCATCAGTTAAAAGATATTTTACAAAAAATGTTACTTAAAGAAAATAGGTATGAACTTGCCCAAGATATTTTCCGTTTTTTACCGACAAGAGCTAATCTAGATTTACTCGGTTGGAATGAAATCGATATTTTTATGCATTAA
- a CDS encoding sensor histidine kinase → MHFISKLLPRTLFIRFMFIIIIPILIGQIVAIFLFYDRHWYNVSYYTSTIIINEIESLIKEHRNNSREITHLSENYLNLSYQFQLSKKLSIKQPKLSEPLTIFKNILATKIHEKNIVKLNQDNKIEVFLELKDGILYITFPAKLLLNPTVYIFVLWIISLTVILLSVSIIFSKNQIKSILTLADSMDKFGRGILKGKNFKPSGALEIRKAGLAFLKMKARIEKQITKRTTMLAMISHDLRTPLTRMKLQLELMEESEEIKGLKQDILTMQQMINSYLDFAKGESTEEFEEILLLPWMEHLLNKWSHVDIEFIKSTNLDKLEVRIKPNSFERALSNLIGNAIKYGTKIKISSKDNSSTVAIIIEDNGPGIDDMEKHLVFKPFYRSDKARQLDNASNVGLGLAITKEIINDHKGSIYLEDSKDLGGLSVRIEIPKI, encoded by the coding sequence ATGCACTTTATATCTAAATTATTACCGAGAACACTATTTATAAGATTCATGTTTATTATAATCATTCCGATTTTAATAGGGCAAATCGTTGCTATATTTTTGTTTTACGATCGTCATTGGTATAATGTTTCATATTATACTAGTACTATTATTATCAATGAAATAGAATCATTGATTAAAGAACATAGAAATAATTCAAGAGAGATAACCCATTTATCGGAAAATTATCTTAATTTATCTTATCAATTTCAGCTTAGTAAAAAGTTATCTATAAAACAACCTAAATTAAGTGAGCCTTTAACTATATTTAAAAACATTTTAGCTACAAAAATCCATGAAAAAAATATAGTTAAACTAAATCAAGACAATAAAATCGAAGTATTTTTAGAATTAAAAGATGGAATATTATATATTACTTTTCCTGCAAAATTACTACTTAATCCTACAGTATATATATTTGTTTTATGGATTATATCTTTAACTGTTATATTACTTTCTGTTTCTATTATTTTCTCCAAAAATCAAATTAAATCAATACTCACTCTTGCGGATAGCATGGATAAATTTGGTCGAGGTATTTTAAAAGGCAAAAATTTTAAACCTTCAGGAGCCTTAGAAATAAGAAAAGCAGGGCTTGCTTTTTTAAAAATGAAAGCTCGTATTGAAAAACAAATTACTAAAAGAACCACTATGCTTGCTATGATTTCGCATGACCTTAGAACTCCTTTAACAAGAATGAAGCTACAACTTGAATTGATGGAAGAAAGCGAAGAAATCAAAGGGTTAAAACAAGATATATTAACTATGCAACAAATGATAAATTCTTATTTAGATTTTGCTAAAGGTGAAAGTACAGAAGAATTTGAAGAAATTTTATTATTACCTTGGATGGAACATCTTTTAAACAAATGGTCACATGTAGATATTGAATTTATAAAATCTACTAATTTAGATAAACTAGAAGTACGAATTAAGCCGAATTCTTTTGAAAGAGCCTTGTCTAATTTAATTGGTAATGCTATAAAATATGGAACTAAAATTAAGATATCTTCAAAAGATAATTCATCTACCGTAGCTATAATTATTGAGGATAACGGTCCCGGTATAGATGATATGGAAAAACACCTTGTATTTAAACCGTTTTATAGATCGGATAAAGCAAGACAGCTTGATAATGCAAGTAACGTAGGACTTGGGCTTGCTATTACTAAAGAAATAATAAACGATCACAAAGGCTCTATTTATTTAGAAGATAGCAAGGATTTAGGCGGGCTATCGGTAAGAATTGAAATACCTAAAATATAG
- a CDS encoding response regulator transcription factor, with amino-acid sequence MHTYKAHILIVDDDSRILALLKQFLNKNEFLVSTASSVIEAKNLLKTSNYDLIILDVMLPEITGLDFATTIRDAGNNVPIVMLTALSEADDRVKGLEAGASDYITKPFEPRELLLRINNLINNYNNFKKETNIIKFGNNFYNSNTKEFTKNNQIVSLSSTEQKLLEILINNSGKSTSRFELSKIMGGLSMRSIDVQITRIRSKIEDNPKEPKYLKTVRNEGYALYI; translated from the coding sequence ATGCATACATACAAAGCACATATTTTAATCGTTGATGATGATAGCAGGATATTAGCACTTTTAAAGCAGTTTTTAAATAAAAACGAGTTTTTAGTATCAACGGCAAGCTCAGTCATAGAAGCTAAAAATCTATTAAAAACTTCTAATTATGATTTAATTATTTTAGATGTTATGTTACCTGAAATAACAGGGCTTGATTTTGCTACTACTATAAGGGATGCCGGTAATAATGTTCCTATAGTTATGCTTACTGCTTTATCGGAAGCCGATGACCGTGTTAAAGGACTTGAAGCCGGTGCCTCTGATTATATAACTAAACCTTTTGAACCGAGAGAATTATTACTTCGGATAAATAACTTAATCAATAATTATAATAACTTTAAAAAAGAAACAAATATAATTAAATTCGGCAATAATTTTTATAATTCCAATACAAAAGAATTTACCAAGAATAATCAAATTGTATCTCTTAGCTCTACTGAACAAAAATTACTTGAGATATTAATAAACAATTCCGGTAAATCTACTAGTCGTTTTGAACTTTCAAAAATAATGGGAGGGCTTAGTATGCGTTCTATCGACGTACAAATTACAAGAATAAGAAGCAAAATAGAAGACAACCCAAAAGAACCGAAATATTTAAAAACCGTGCGTAATGAGGGCTATGCACTTTATATCTAA
- a CDS encoding branched-chain amino acid transaminase: MTMIKLEQIFWHVWINGDLVPYQFARIHVLTHSLHYSGSVFEGERAYNGKVFKLKEHTERLIKSAEALGLTVPYSVDEIIKAHELVIKQNNIKDAYIRPLIWCGSESLNITNPDLSTNLLIAGIPSMPRSFEKGINLHVSRWRKAMPDSTPVQSKSAAQYNMAITSKKEAKALGYDDALLLDYEGYIAECTTTNIFFVKDKTLYTPIADRFLNGIIRQTIIEIAKDLGLEVKEERLKLEQIEDFTGCFVTGTAIEVQNIDSIDLGNKKIIFDDHQIANTLKKEYDLLVRA, encoded by the coding sequence ATGACAATGATAAAACTAGAGCAAATTTTTTGGCATGTTTGGATTAACGGTGATTTAGTTCCTTATCAATTCGCAAGGATTCATGTTTTGACTCATAGCCTGCATTATTCAGGATCGGTATTTGAGGGTGAGAGAGCTTATAACGGCAAAGTTTTTAAACTAAAAGAACATACGGAAAGATTAATAAAATCAGCAGAAGCATTAGGTTTGACAGTACCTTATAGTGTGGACGAGATAATAAAAGCTCATGAACTTGTAATAAAACAAAATAATATTAAGGATGCATATATAAGACCGCTTATTTGGTGCGGAAGTGAATCGCTAAATATTACTAATCCTGATTTATCTACTAATCTTTTGATTGCCGGTATTCCATCTATGCCAAGGTCTTTTGAGAAAGGTATAAATTTGCATGTAAGCCGCTGGCGTAAAGCAATGCCTGACAGCACCCCGGTACAATCTAAATCCGCCGCTCAATATAATATGGCAATAACGAGTAAAAAAGAAGCTAAAGCTCTTGGCTATGATGATGCATTATTACTTGATTATGAAGGGTATATTGCTGAATGCACTACAACAAATATTTTTTTTGTTAAAGATAAAACATTATATACTCCAATTGCCGATAGGTTTTTAAACGGTATAATAAGACAGACTATTATTGAAATTGCAAAAGATTTAGGTCTAGAAGTAAAAGAAGAGCGTTTGAAATTAGAGCAAATAGAGGATTTTACTGGATGTTTTGTCACAGGTACGGCAATTGAGGTACAAAATATTGATTCTATAGATCTTGGCAATAAAAAGATTATTTTTGATGATCATCAAATTGCAAATACCCTAAAAAAAGAATATGATCTCTTGGTTAGGGCATAG
- the dapA gene encoding 4-hydroxy-tetrahydrodipicolinate synthase, translated as MYNIFKGLITALITPFKDNKLDLYALERILKHQIKHEVDAVLIAGSTGEGSSLSFAEYKLLLQTSVEIVNKRIPIISGCSSNNTAYARELAAESTKIGVDGFMASPPSYVKPTQHGIYKHFEALHEACNLPIMLYSAPTRSGVDFSDEIILRLSKLPRILALKDCGVDLERPLRIRAIVKKDFNILTGNDEVVLAFNAQGGVGWTSVASNIAPDMCKELLEKWYKNDTKGALEIHQKLLPLYKVLFVESNPIPIKYTAYYLGLCENEIRLPLTEASDSAKKQIENIITSLSIKL; from the coding sequence ATGTACAACATATTTAAAGGTTTAATTACCGCACTTATAACACCTTTTAAAGATAATAAGTTAGACTTATATGCTTTAGAGAGAATTTTAAAACATCAAATAAAGCATGAAGTCGATGCAGTATTAATTGCAGGCTCAACCGGAGAAGGTAGTAGTTTGAGTTTTGCAGAATATAAATTATTACTGCAAACTAGCGTAGAAATCGTTAATAAGCGTATTCCTATAATAAGTGGATGTTCATCAAATAATACTGCTTATGCAAGAGAACTTGCAGCGGAATCTACAAAAATCGGCGTAGATGGTTTTATGGCTAGTCCGCCATCTTATGTAAAACCTACCCAACACGGGATTTATAAGCATTTTGAAGCATTGCATGAAGCGTGTAATCTACCTATTATGTTATATTCAGCTCCAACTAGAAGCGGAGTAGATTTTTCTGATGAGATAATATTGAGACTTAGCAAGCTACCGCGTATTTTAGCATTAAAAGATTGTGGCGTAGATTTAGAACGTCCATTGCGGATTAGAGCAATAGTTAAAAAGGATTTCAATATTTTAACCGGTAATGATGAAGTAGTGTTAGCTTTTAATGCACAAGGCGGAGTAGGGTGGACTTCTGTAGCTTCTAATATTGCTCCCGATATGTGTAAAGAGCTATTAGAGAAGTGGTATAAGAATGATACTAAAGGAGCATTAGAAATCCATCAGAAATTACTGCCTTTATATAAAGTATTATTTGTAGAATCTAATCCGATTCCGATAAAATATACTGCATATTATTTAGGTTTATGTGAAAATGAAATTAGACTCCCATTAACTGAAGCAAGTGATAGTGCTAAAAAACAAATTGAAAACATTATAACATCACTATCCATAAAATTATGA
- the leuS gene encoding leucine--tRNA ligase, which produces MNQIEQKWQQIWQEKKAFEVSNESSKPKYYILEMLPYPSGKIHVGHVRNYSIGDVIARFMIMQGFNMLHPMGWDAFGLPAENAAIKNNSHPKEWTYSNIENMKKQLKSMGFSYDWSREINSCDPEYYKHEQKFFLELYERNLAYQKESLVNWDPVDNTVLANEQVVDGRGWRSGAIVEKRYLKQWFLKITYYAEELLNEIQNLKEWPEAVRSMQEKWIGKSIGANFHFKIKDNEDTTIEVFSTKPETIFGASFIGIAFNHPIIEKLISKTPEISNFIAKCANITSSAELDKAEKEGIFTGLYVIHPFDPNIILPVIITNFVLMDYGTGAVFGCPAHDERDHELAVKMNLPIKQVIKADIDVQKTAYTEDGILINSDFLNGLTSNEAKQKVIEEFEKLGIGKRSVNYRLKDWGVSRQRFWGCPIPMIHCEACGIVPVPYKDLPVTLPDDVNFDGHGNPLDHHPSWKHVNCPKCDKPAVRETDTFDTFFESSWYFMRYCNSNAIDMTDKKACDYWLPVDKYIGGIEHAVMHLLYARFFTKVMNEQNYVSIREPFKGLFTQGMVLHATYKDEYNNWLYPEEVVKKGNEFFHKEKGSLVVQGRIEKMSKSKKNLIDLETMQEQYGADAIRLFVLSDSPPEKDLEWSASGIEGCSRFINKFENMFEAIDSLKDDVNSEINKELNRLVHFTIKHVADDIKHFALNRAIARMRELSNAISSEISKDKIDVKTVRHGFNVLVQLLNPFIPHITEEIWQKLGNKEQLYKSAFPAFDESMLELDTYVMAVQVNGKLRDTYEFKTSVGEDEIKQMTVSLPKVQKFLEGKEPKKIILVPRKIVNIIV; this is translated from the coding sequence ATGAACCAAATAGAACAAAAATGGCAGCAAATTTGGCAAGAAAAAAAAGCTTTTGAGGTATCAAACGAGAGTAGCAAGCCAAAATATTACATACTTGAAATGCTGCCTTATCCTTCCGGCAAAATCCATGTAGGTCACGTACGCAACTATTCTATAGGTGATGTTATTGCAAGGTTTATGATTATGCAAGGTTTTAACATGCTTCATCCTATGGGCTGGGATGCTTTCGGGCTACCTGCCGAAAATGCCGCAATAAAAAATAATTCTCACCCAAAAGAATGGACTTATTCTAATATCGAGAATATGAAAAAGCAGCTAAAATCTATGGGTTTTTCTTATGATTGGTCTAGAGAGATAAATAGTTGTGATCCTGAGTATTATAAACATGAGCAGAAATTCTTTTTAGAGCTTTATGAACGAAATCTTGCTTATCAAAAAGAATCACTTGTTAATTGGGATCCGGTTGATAATACCGTTCTTGCTAATGAGCAAGTTGTAGACGGGCGTGGTTGGCGTTCAGGTGCAATAGTTGAAAAACGTTATTTAAAGCAATGGTTCTTAAAAATCACCTATTATGCTGAAGAGTTATTAAACGAAATTCAGAATTTAAAAGAGTGGCCTGAAGCAGTCCGCTCTATGCAAGAGAAATGGATAGGTAAATCGATAGGTGCTAATTTTCATTTCAAAATTAAGGATAATGAAGATACTACTATAGAAGTATTCTCAACCAAACCTGAAACTATTTTTGGAGCTAGCTTTATAGGAATTGCCTTTAATCATCCGATAATAGAGAAATTAATTTCCAAGACACCTGAAATATCGAATTTTATAGCTAAATGTGCAAATATAACCAGTTCTGCTGAACTTGATAAAGCTGAAAAGGAAGGTATATTTACCGGTCTTTATGTCATTCATCCTTTTGATCCAAATATAATACTGCCGGTTATTATTACGAATTTCGTGTTAATGGATTACGGCACTGGTGCTGTTTTCGGTTGTCCTGCTCACGACGAGCGTGACCATGAATTAGCCGTTAAAATGAATTTACCTATTAAACAAGTAATAAAAGCAGATATTGATGTACAAAAGACCGCTTATACGGAAGACGGAATTTTAATTAACTCAGATTTTCTAAACGGCTTAACTAGTAATGAAGCAAAACAAAAAGTAATCGAGGAATTTGAGAAACTAGGCATAGGTAAACGCAGCGTAAATTACCGACTAAAAGATTGGGGGGTTTCTCGTCAACGCTTTTGGGGGTGTCCTATTCCTATGATTCACTGCGAAGCTTGCGGCATAGTTCCCGTACCTTACAAAGATTTACCCGTTACTTTACCTGATGACGTAAATTTTGACGGTCACGGTAATCCTCTTGATCATCACCCTAGTTGGAAACATGTTAATTGTCCGAAATGCGATAAGCCGGCTGTTCGTGAAACCGATACTTTTGATACATTTTTTGAATCATCTTGGTATTTTATGAGATATTGCAATAGCAATGCTATAGACATGACCGACAAAAAAGCTTGTGATTACTGGCTACCGGTCGATAAATATATAGGCGGTATAGAGCATGCAGTGATGCATTTATTATATGCAAGGTTTTTCACAAAAGTAATGAACGAACAGAATTACGTAAGCATTCGTGAACCTTTTAAAGGGCTATTTACTCAAGGTATGGTGCTGCATGCTACTTACAAAGATGAGTATAATAATTGGTTATATCCTGAAGAAGTAGTTAAAAAGGGTAATGAATTTTTCCATAAAGAAAAAGGCAGCTTAGTTGTACAAGGCCGTATTGAGAAGATGAGTAAATCTAAAAAGAATCTTATCGATCTTGAGACAATGCAAGAGCAATATGGAGCAGATGCAATTAGGCTTTTTGTGCTGTCTGATAGTCCACCTGAGAAAGATCTAGAATGGTCGGCAAGCGGTATAGAAGGCTGCTCACGTTTCATTAATAAGTTTGAGAATATGTTTGAGGCGATAGATTCTTTAAAAGATGATGTGAATAGCGAAATTAACAAGGAACTTAATAGATTAGTTCATTTTACCATAAAGCACGTCGCCGATGATATAAAACATTTTGCTTTAAACAGAGCAATAGCACGTATGCGTGAGCTTTCTAATGCTATATCCTCTGAAATATCCAAAGATAAAATTGATGTTAAAACCGTAAGGCATGGCTTTAATGTTTTAGTTCAGCTACTAAACCCATTCATACCACATATTACAGAAGAAATTTGGCAGAAGCTTGGCAACAAAGAACAGTTATATAAATCAGCTTTTCCTGCATTTGATGAATCAATGTTAGAATTAGATACATATGTTATGGCAGTGCAGGTTAACGGCAAACTCCGTGATACCTATGAGTTTAAAACTTCCGTAGGTGAAGATGAAATAAAGCAAATGACCGTCAGTCTGCCAAAGGTACAAAAGTTCTTGGAAGGAAAAGAGCCGAAGAAGATTATCCTCGTTCCTCGTAAAATTGTGAATATTATTGTTTGA
- a CDS encoding DUF3576 domain-containing protein, producing MNKIIGLFFIIILSAISTSILADDYPKTEREQKWDEVGSIAGEEGLVFRPGRVKNESTKAVGGLVNKYLWQAALETVSFAPLASADSNGGVIITEWYSPRSNPNFRFKINIFIKDDIISPDSIEVKVFEEMLKNKQWVLNENISNLAITLEDKILRKARAIYINSAR from the coding sequence ATGAACAAAATTATCGGATTATTTTTTATAATTATACTTAGTGCAATAAGTACTAGTATCTTAGCGGATGATTATCCAAAAACAGAACGAGAGCAGAAATGGGACGAAGTAGGTTCTATAGCAGGTGAAGAAGGATTAGTTTTTAGACCGGGCAGGGTAAAAAATGAATCTACTAAAGCTGTAGGAGGCTTGGTTAATAAATATCTCTGGCAAGCAGCATTAGAGACCGTGAGTTTTGCTCCTCTTGCATCAGCCGACTCAAACGGCGGCGTGATTATTACGGAATGGTATAGCCCACGCTCTAATCCTAATTTTCGATTTAAAATAAATATATTTATTAAAGACGATATAATAAGCCCTGATTCAATTGAAGTGAAAGTATTTGAAGAAATGCTTAAAAATAAACAATGGGTACTTAATGAAAACATCTCAAATCTTGCTATCACGCTTGAAGATAAAATTTTAAGAAAAGCTAGAGCGATATATATTAATAGTGCGAGGTAA
- the uppS gene encoding polyprenyl diphosphate synthase, giving the protein MQQHLKYKIMTNIKHLAIIMDGNARWADRHNLTKSEGHKVGADKIRELLPEFINLNIDYITLYTFSSENWQRSSMEVDFLIKLLSIYLKTELNNLHKNGVKIKVIGRLNLLSSSLQKHINNAIELTKNNNKITLCIAFSYGSRQEIVDACTKIIASGKKEVSESDVQHALYDPEMPDVDLLIRPGGVYRISNFLLWQAAYAELYFSPKYWPDFNKEDIQEAINDYSKRKRTFGKR; this is encoded by the coding sequence ATGCAGCAGCATCTAAAATATAAAATAATGACTAATATAAAACATTTAGCAATAATAATGGACGGTAATGCTCGTTGGGCAGATCGGCATAACTTAACAAAATCTGAAGGGCATAAAGTAGGAGCCGATAAAATTCGTGAATTACTACCTGAGTTTATTAACCTTAATATAGATTACATAACTTTATATACTTTCTCTTCCGAAAATTGGCAACGCTCAAGCATGGAAGTAGATTTCTTAATAAAACTATTAAGTATTTATTTAAAAACCGAATTAAATAATTTACATAAAAACGGCGTTAAAATAAAAGTAATAGGTAGGCTTAATTTATTAAGTAGCTCATTGCAAAAACATATAAATAATGCTATAGAATTAACAAAAAATAATAATAAAATAACACTTTGTATAGCTTTTAGTTATGGAAGTCGCCAAGAAATAGTTGATGCCTGCACAAAAATTATTGCAAGCGGTAAAAAAGAAGTAAGTGAAAGCGATGTACAACACGCTTTATATGATCCTGAAATGCCGGATGTAGATTTATTAATAAGACCGGGCGGAGTTTATCGCATCAGTAATTTCTTGCTTTGGCAAGCAGCTTATGCTGAATTATATTTTTCACCCAAATATTGGCCTGATTTTAATAAAGAAGATATACAAGAAGCTATAAATGATTACTCAAAAAGGAAAAGAACATTTGGCAAAAGATAA
- the dnaN gene encoding DNA polymerase III subunit beta: MLKLIVETKTLVQSLGFASSVVEKRNVIPEYANIKLSAKDGNLELSSTNMDLYLSQKIAVQVVSEGELTVSTKTLNDIVRKLPDSELTLTDRGTTGLEIKGKNCKFNLFTLPVSSFPAMDSINLEASFKISCTDFAKIIESTKFSISLDETRYNLNGVYLHIKDKEFCSASTDGHRLSISWVTLEKQIKNFGVILPHKSAEEILKIVKDPKNINEDIEILLSSNKIKFICNENTIMLSKLIDGIFPDYSAFIPESSSSKLVINRKIFANSIERIAIITVEKFRAVKLSLSRETLEISAVGEARGNAKEVINSSQDKESFYEYNSDESLAIGFNPQYLEDVLKAVKSDLVELYFSDVSAPVLIKFPENPKDIFVVMPVKV; encoded by the coding sequence ATGTTAAAATTAATAGTTGAAACTAAAACATTAGTTCAGTCCCTAGGATTTGCAAGTTCCGTTGTTGAAAAACGTAATGTAATACCTGAATATGCAAACATTAAATTATCAGCAAAAGACGGCAATCTGGAGCTTAGTTCTACTAATATGGATTTGTACTTAAGTCAAAAAATAGCAGTACAGGTAGTAAGTGAAGGTGAACTTACCGTCTCTACGAAAACTCTAAATGATATAGTCCGAAAACTTCCAGATTCCGAGCTTACATTAACAGATCGCGGTACAACGGGACTTGAGATCAAAGGAAAAAATTGTAAATTTAATTTATTTACTTTGCCGGTTAGTTCTTTTCCTGCAATGGATAGTATTAATCTTGAAGCAAGTTTTAAAATTTCCTGCACGGATTTTGCTAAAATAATCGAATCGACAAAATTTTCAATTTCTTTAGATGAAACTCGTTATAATTTAAACGGTGTTTATTTACACATAAAAGACAAAGAGTTTTGTTCGGCAAGTACCGATGGGCATAGACTTTCGATTTCATGGGTAACATTAGAAAAACAAATAAAGAATTTTGGAGTTATATTACCGCACAAAAGTGCAGAGGAAATTTTAAAAATAGTTAAAGATCCTAAAAATATAAATGAAGATATAGAAATTTTATTAAGTAGCAATAAGATTAAATTTATATGTAATGAAAATACTATTATGCTATCAAAGCTTATAGACGGTATTTTTCCTGATTATAGTGCTTTTATTCCGGAAAGCAGCAGCTCAAAATTAGTAATTAATCGAAAAATATTTGCAAATAGTATAGAAAGGATAGCGATAATAACCGTTGAAAAATTTAGAGCAGTAAAATTATCGTTATCTCGTGAAACCTTAGAGATTAGTGCCGTCGGTGAAGCAAGAGGTAACGCAAAAGAGGTTATTAATTCTTCACAAGATAAGGAAAGTTTTTATGAATATAATAGTGATGAGTCTTTAGCTATAGGCTTTAATCCGCAATATTTGGAAGATGTCTTAAAAGCCGTGAAATCGGATTTAGTAGAACTATATTTTTCAGATGTTTCAGCACCGGTACTTATTAAATTTCCTGAGAATCCTAAAGATATTTTTGTCGTCATGCCTGTTAAAGTGTAG
- a CDS encoding FtsB family cell division protein produces the protein MLMNLIHFNNHSKKIILNIFLVLLLGYFVFHCIYGNKGIIAYLKVNRQLEKAYDELKGLRAERVELEHNVKLLRTESLNKDMLEEQAKKVLGVAAPNEQVFNHQ, from the coding sequence ATGCTTATGAATTTAATACATTTCAATAATCATTCTAAAAAAATAATTTTAAATATCTTTTTAGTTTTACTGCTTGGATATTTTGTTTTTCATTGCATATATGGTAACAAAGGGATTATTGCATATTTAAAAGTAAATAGGCAGCTTGAAAAAGCTTATGATGAACTAAAAGGCTTACGAGCAGAAAGAGTAGAACTTGAACATAACGTCAAATTACTCCGAACGGAATCGCTAAATAAAGATATGTTAGAAGAACAAGCAAAGAAAGTTTTAGGAGTAGCTGCTCCAAATGAGCAGGTATTTAATCACCAATAG
- a CDS encoding phosphatidate cytidylyltransferase — protein MITQKGKEHLAKDKQNIYLRILSGIVLVPLFIIAILWFKPLFYILMILVGTGMLSEWYNMTYSSIPYLLIGLIIIPIPISLLIFLSMEDTNRWIIMLYFCIIWSVDTFAMIGGKTFKGAKLAPKISPKKTWSGLVMGVLSAGLVVLLVSFIPNCHIENYYFSNKIYLFIISCILALITQLSDLFISYFKRKFNIKDSGHIIPGHGGVLDRFDSIILTAPVLFLISNIL, from the coding sequence ATGATTACTCAAAAAGGAAAAGAACATTTGGCAAAAGATAAACAAAATATATATTTAAGAATCCTATCCGGTATAGTTTTAGTTCCGTTATTTATTATAGCTATATTATGGTTTAAGCCTTTATTCTATATTCTAATGATATTAGTGGGTACGGGAATGTTAAGTGAATGGTATAATATGACCTATTCTTCTATTCCTTATCTATTAATCGGACTAATTATTATTCCGATTCCTATAAGCCTATTAATATTTTTAAGTATGGAAGATACCAATAGATGGATTATTATGCTTTATTTTTGTATTATTTGGTCCGTAGATACTTTTGCAATGATTGGCGGCAAAACTTTTAAAGGAGCAAAACTTGCTCCAAAAATCAGTCCTAAAAAAACTTGGAGTGGTTTAGTTATGGGAGTATTATCGGCAGGTTTAGTTGTATTATTAGTTAGTTTTATACCAAACTGTCATATTGAAAATTACTATTTTTCAAATAAAATTTATTTGTTTATAATTAGTTGTATATTAGCATTAATAACTCAATTAAGTGATTTGTTTATTTCATATTTTAAGCGAAAATTTAATATTAAAGATAGCGGTCATATAATACCCGGTCATGGAGGGGTGCTAGACAGATTTGATAGTATCATTTTAACTGCTCCGGTATTATTTCTTATAAGTAATATTTTATGA